Proteins co-encoded in one Odontesthes bonariensis isolate fOdoBon6 chromosome 24, fOdoBon6.hap1, whole genome shotgun sequence genomic window:
- the tmem200a gene encoding transmembrane protein 200A, producing MTAAAGVLTGLAKLKRQDSARSQHRSIPPNSPGLGIPTPEAAPRKRKRRSDVVVVRGRLRLYSASGFFLFLGLIILAVGIGMATLGYWPHGKTKPTGGGIGVKAEKDVANRSHDVQGTPSKQTEGALMRFLEQHLHSERMKMFGPFTMGIGIFIFICANAILHENRDRETKIIHMRDMYSTVIDIHRLRQKEEREHHHRNSTCAREAGDLRAFGVDTAARLSSNSLLAFSSRSGGGSTEEEEGLLGDEEFQRRREQAKLDCSLAGLLAPLYKERPFYGPVLGLTHSDSMRHQWSVDGEGEKGGHHAGSIVSSSISAFTLPVIKLNNCVIDEPEMEAITEEDRGGERVDGERSKPLSSMESLVVPVASVAKASKPPGLQRSNSASSYSHCSSFSFSSTLSPAPSSTSGCWLSPGAARSDFGSNSSLHMLNSHSKSLDLERGPSMLSVHPEQRKHPSWPRLDRSNSNRSHSGNRGSSKGYMRLDDREDQGERLLDGSVSAAARRDYSKREKLLMISRSHNNLSFEHDEFNSSTLKRGSSETRF from the exons ATGactgcagcagcaggtgtgcTTACAGGCCTGGCCAAACTCAAGCGCCAGGACTCCGCCCGCTCTCAGCATCGATCGATTCCGCCTAACTCGCCAGGCTTAGGAATCCCTACGCCTGAGGCTGCTCCCCG AAAGCGGAAGCGGCGCAGCGACGTCGTGGTGGTGCGTGGCAGACTCCGCCTCTACTCGGCCTCTGGCTTTTTCCTCTTCTTGGGACTAATCATCCTGGCAGTAGGGATTGGTATGGCAACACTGGGTTACTGGCCGCATGGTAAAACCAAACCCACTGGAGGAGGAATCGGAGTCAAGGCAGAAAAGGATGTGGCCAACAGAAGCCATGATGTGCAAG GTACGCCTTCCAAGCAGACAGAGGGAGCCTTGATGCGCTTCCTTGAGCAACATCTTCACTCTGAGAGGATGAAGATGTTTGGGCCCTTCACCATGGGGATTGGGATTTTCATCTTCATTTGTGCCAATGCAATACTTCACGAAAACAGAGACAGAGAAACTAAG ATCATCCATATGAGAGACATGTACTCCACAGTCATCGACATCCATCGGCTCAGGCAGAAAGAAGAACGAGAACACCATCACCGCAACAGCACCTGTGCGAGAGAAGCAGGCGATCTGCGAGCTTTCGGAGTTGATACTGCAGCACGTTTATCcagcaactccctccttgcctTTTCTTCTCGAAGTGGAGGAGGGTCCacagaagaggaagagggactgctagggGACGAGGAGTTTCAGAGACGTAGAGAGCAGGCTAAGTTGGATTGTAGCCTTGCGGGGCTGCTGGCTCCGCTCTATAAAGAGCGTCCATTTTATGGACCTGTGCTCGGGTTGACTCACTCAGATTCAATGCGCCACCAGTGGTCAGTGGATGGAGAAGGGGAGAAGGGTGGACACCATGCAGGCTCCATTGTGTCCTCCTCTATCTCTGCATTCACTCTACCTGTTATAAAACTCAACAATTGTGTAATTGATGAACCAGAGATGGAGGCAATTACTGaagaggacagaggaggagagagagtaGACGGCGAGAGGTCAAAGCCATTGAGCTCCATGGAGTCTCTGGTGGTGCCAGTTGCATCTGTTGCCAAGGCCTCCAAACCACCAGGTTTACAACGGAGTAACTCTGCCTCCTCTTACTCCCActgctcctccttctccttctcctccaccctctcccCAGCTCCCTCCTCTACCTCAGGTTGCTGGCTTTCCCCGGGAGCAGCCAGGAGTGACTTTGGCTCCAATTCCTCCCTGCACATGCTCAACAGCCATTCCAAATCTCTGGACTTGGAGCGGGGGCCGAGCATGCTTAGCGTTCACCCGGAGCAGCGTAAGCACCCCAGCTGGCCTCGACTCGACCGTAGCAACAGCAACCGGAGTCACAGTGGAAACCGGGGCAGCAGTAAAGGCTACATGCGCCTTGATGACAGGGAAGATCAAGGAGAGCGGCTCTTGGACGGGTCGGTATCTGCAGCAGCGAGGCGCGACTACAGTAAGCGTGAGAAGCTGCTAATGATATCCAGGTCGCATAATAATCTGAGCTTTGAGCACGATGAGTTCAATAGCAGCACACTGAAGAGAGGAAGCTCTGAGACTCGATTCTGA
- the tmem244 gene encoding putative transmembrane protein 244, whose amino-acid sequence MLLDYCCRCCGFTLIKRHGPLSLKTASSDTWVVLQNLLMCMVCFYSLYYIAVSLCIGLFRVHEINSLLTPFDYTTQPSWQNPKYMVGVISTEVTYVLGGLVFAWIVEEWVWDYAITVTLLHVAMTVAVMSDFPSAEHWWIALGSGLVMMIFGGQLLAYKLFRNNFVYPAELQNF is encoded by the exons ATGTTGTTGGACTACTGCTGTCGTTGCTGTGGATTCACACTCATAAAACGCCATGGACCCTTGTCCCTCAAGACTGCATCCAGTGATACCTGG GTCGTTTTGCAGAATCTGTTGATGTGCATGGTGTGCTTCTACTCTCTCTACTACATCGCGGTCAGTCTTTGCATTGGACTGTTCAG GGTTCATGAGATCAACAGCTTGTTGACTCCATTTGACTACACAACACAACCATCATGGCAGAACCCCAAATACATGG TTGGAGTCATTTCCACAGAGGTAACTTATGTTTTGGGAGGTCTGGTGTTCGCTTGGATTGTGGAGGAGTGGGTTTGGGATTACGCCATAACTGTCACACTGCTGCATGTTGCAATGACTGTAGCAG TGATGTCGGACTTCCCTTCAGCTGAGCACTGGTGGATCGCTCTGG GCTCAGGCTTGGTGATGATGATATTTGGAGGACAGCTCCTGGCCTACAAACTGTTCAGGAACAACTTTGTCTATCCAGCTGAACTACAGAACTTCTAA
- the fkbp6 gene encoding inactive peptidyl-prolyl cis-trans isomerase FKBP6, whose product MSRNGFISVIQRTLNDDERLISSTPFEQLHQRMNDVLGDGGILKEVIQPGEGPPVPHNASVIIHYSGFLEYSDQPFETTVNFKYPRMMKLGRDVTLAGLDLGLLTMKKGEFSRFLLQPQYAYGEMGCPPFIPSAATVLYEVQIIDYLDSGQVDDFVAMSPEEQNTVPLSTLLEVVGTLRSFGNRCFNQSRYDNAKDRYKQAVILLGNRETQCEPETEKIKTALLPLYLNLSLTELRLDSPHKALKYGSKALEMDSTNTKALFRCGQAYLELREYESAQECLINAQAKKPFDSDINNLLRKVAISYKDSLEKERDMYSKMFRELKGQ is encoded by the exons ATGTCAAGAAACGGGTTTATATCTGTAATCCAGAGGACGCTAAACGATGATGAACGGCTGATATCGAGCAC TCCATTTGAGCAGCTACACCAGCGGATGAATGACGTCTTGGGAGATGGAGGGATCCTGAAGGAGGTGATCCAACCAGGAGAGGGTCCACCTGTGCCTCACAATGCTTCAGTCATAA TTCATTACTCTGGTTTCCTGGAGTATTCTGACCAGCCTTTTGAAACCACCGTTAACTTCAAGTATCCCCGGATGATGAAGTTGGGGAGAG ATGTGACGCTAGCTGGACTGGATCTGGGTCTGTTGACCATGAAGAAAGGAGAGTTCTCTCGTTTCCTCCTCCAGCCCCAGTACGCGTACGGAGAGATGGGCTGTCCTCCGTTCATTCCCTCTGCAGCCACAGTTCTGTATGAGGTTCAGATCATTGACTACCTCGACTCGGGACAAGTGGATGACTTTGTTGCAATGAGTCCG GAGGAGCAGAACACCGTTCCTCTGTCCACGCTTCTGGAGGTCGTTGGCACGCTACGCAGCTTTGGCAACCGCTGCTTCAACCAGAGCCGATATGACAATGCCAAAGATCGCTATAAACAG GCGGTAATCCTCCTTGGAAACAGGGAAACCCAGTGCGAGCCAGAGACGGAGAAGATCAAGACGGCTCTGCTTCCTCTCTATCTGAACCTGTCTCTGACTGAGCTCCGTCTGGACAGCCCACACAAAGCCCTGAAATATGGCAGCAAAGCCCTGGAGATGGACTCCACCAACACAAAGGCTCTTTTCCGCTGTGGGCAG GCTTACCTGGAGCTGCGTGAGTACGAAAGTGCTCAGGAATGCCTCATAAATGCTcaagcaaagaagccgtttgaCAGTGACATCAACAACCTCCTGAGAAAAGTGGCCAT ATCCTATAAAGACAGCttagagaaagagagagacatgTACTCAAAGATGTTCCGAGAGCTGAAGGGCCAGTGA